CTGCACCATTTTCCCCTAGAACTCCGGTGGCGTGGGCTTCGTCTACCAGGAGCATACAATTATATTGTGTTGCTAGGGCGAGCAATTCGGGCAAGGGACATACATCACCATCCATACTGAAGACACTATCAGTCAAAATCAAGCAACGACGGTATTGATGGCGATATTGTTGTAATTGATGACTTAAATTAGCAATGTGGTTGTGGGTATATTCTAAGACGTTAGCGCCACTGAGAATTGCCCCATTTTTCAGACTAGAATGGTTATATTGGTCTGAAAGAATTAAATCACGCTTACCAACAAGGGCGGTAATAGTACCGAGATTGGCAAGATAGCCAGAACTGAAAACCAGAGCATCTTCTGTTTGTTTGAGACTGGCGATCGCCCGTTCTAATTCTCGATGTAATTCCCGATGTCCACTGAGTAAACGAGAACCAGTGCTACCTGTCCCGAATGCCTGAGTTGCTTGCACTGCGGCTTGAATTAAGCGTTGATCTCCAGCTAAACCGAGATAATCATTACTGGCAAAATTAATTACCTCTCGTCCCTCCAGTAGCACCGTTGCACCCGGAATTCCCTGAATAGTTCGTGTGGAACGATACCAGTCAGCGCGGTGGATTGTTTCCAGGGAATTGGCAATCCAAGAGTAGGAATTCATAGAGTAAGGGAGGGGAAAGGGGAATTGTTTTTTGTGAACTTGATATAGCAATTATCAGAGATTTTGGGCATTAACTACCAAATACTCACAGGGTTCCAATCTCTTACTTGTATCTGGTATCTGTCCCCTCTCCCCTATCCCAATTATGAACTTACCGACTCACTACTCAGGTGAGATATAGATTGGCGAATCCATTCTTCCACAAAAGCATCCTTCGGTAGTCCAATTTCTTCACTGACGTAGTGGAGTGCGTGACTGACTTCGTGGGGAGTGTAGCCTAAAGCCAAGAGTGTCATTTGGACTTCTTCTAGAATACCAGGGGCTGGTCCCTCGGTAGCCACAAAGAAACCCGCAGATTTTCGCCATTCGATGAGTTTAGCTTTTAATTCTAAGCAAAGACGTTCGGCGGTTTTTTTGCCGATACCCGGTGCTTGGATTAAGATTTGGACATTCGCGGTGACGATCGCCTGTACCAGCTCCGGTAACTCTAAAGTATCCAACAGAGCGATCGCCAATGCTGCACCAATTCCACTCACACTCTGCAAAAAGCGGAATAAATCCCGTTCTGCGGGGGAGGAGAAACCGTAAAGTAAAGGGATTTCGTCTCTGACTTGGTAATGGGTGAAAAGCTGTACCTCACCTCCGGAATCTGGCAATTGTCTTGCCAAACGTCCAGGAATCTGTAAATCGTAGCCGATACCGTTCACTTCCAACGTCAGTATGTGACGATTACCACTATTACTTTGGATACCAGCAATTATGCCTTTTAGGTAACTGATCATTCTAAGAAACCAAAGTGTTGCAAACCTTCAAGAATTCCGCCTGCACAATAATTTTGTGCTAGATAACGGTAGTCTGCGGGATTTTCATTGTGCCATTGAAGTAACTCAGGACGAGCATTGCCGACGATTATCCCCCGTTCTACCCCTGCGGCGAATAAAGCAATATCATTGCCAGAATCGCCACAAACGATTGTCTTCTCAGCTACAAATTTCCACTTTTGACGTAGAAACTGAACTGCCTGACCTTTATCACTGCTCCTAGGCACAATGTCAAGGTCGATACCACTGCTATAGATTAACTTTATATTTAAACCACATTTTTGCAATTCTGTCTCTAGTTCGGGCAAGATTTTTTCAGATTGCTCTGCCTCCAGGAAAAAACTAACTTTAAATGGACGTTGTTCTGAGGTGGGTTGAGGTTTTAACTCTAGGAATTTTGTAGCGGTATTTACCACTAATTCACGGTTCCAACCAGGAGATAGGATTTCTGACCACTGACTATCAGGAATATTACTATCATCCAGGTAAATTTCTGTACCCACGCTTAATACTAAGGCATCAGGTTGCAGAAGATTCTTTTCCTGTTGTAGTTCCCGGTAAAGTAAAGGCGATCGCCCTGTGGCGTAAACTATCTTAGTTCCATATTCTTGACGATGCTGTTGCAACCGGGAATTTAAATCTAGCAAAGCGGAGTCATCGCCAACAAGGGTATGATCTAAGTCGCTAACGAACATAAATTGAGACACAGCAACCTCCTTGATACCGTTTACCATCAAAAAGTTTATGCTGTTTTGGCACAAGGGACAGCAGTTAACGAAGATAAAAAGATAGATGACTGTAACTATCTATAACTATCCCAGCTATAGAACTTGCCCCTGGCAGCAAATCTTAATCTATGATTTGTGAACACACAATAAATCTACATAGATTTTGTCAGAAAATATCAGAAGCAATTAATAGAGGTAAATATCATGCACAAAGAATATATGGAGCTTTTAGAAGGATTAATTGATAAATTAACATTATCTGCAATCTTAGAAATGTTAGAGCGAATATGTCACAAAAAAGCAGAAAATCTGAGAACTCACTGGCAAGATGAGACTTTAGCAAAGCTTTGGGATAAAGCCGCTAGACAGATAGAACAAATAAATATTGACGTTTGAGTCAATAATAAAGCTCATTCTATAACCTGAATGATTTGCCGGGGACAGACCTAGGCTAAGAAATAGAACTAACCCTGTTTTGTTTAGGACATTAATTATTAAATGGTGTCGGTAATAAATCTCATAGAAATTATTTATTTTTTATCCAAATAGCTAAACCACCCCCACGTCCCCTAGCTGCAATAAAATCTTCAGTAATCAGAAAAAAAGCGAAAAATGGCAGCTTGGCGATCGCCATCTCATGAAAATTTTCAGCAAGCTTTTTATTACCACCAATTTTCCCTTGATAAATCTGCTTACCGAATAAAGAAATTTCTATCTGGGTAAAATCAAATGCTAGTAAATTTTTCTTGCCTGGATATTTGGCTGGTCCAGTGAATTGCAGTAAAATTCCACCAATGCGAGCTTGATTACTAATTCTGCCATCAGCAGTAAAAGAAATCTGTGCTTGAACAAATTTCGGAATATAAAAACCTTTTCCTAGTATAATTCCTCCCCTTTCCCTGACTTTGCGGGTTCCCGTTGCAAAACACAACCGCCATTCTCCCACCAATTCCCCGAAAGGATATAGTATTTTTTGCCGCTTGTTCGCTGTTTCTGCTTGCAACAATGCATCTACTACCATCGCTGCTGGGGGATATTCTCCCTTCTGTGTACGGTAGCTTTTGACTGCTTGGTTGATCACACTGAGAAAATCTGATGTCATGGAAAGCGCTGAGGGATGGTTAGTGAATCACATACAACTACTATGCCAGTAACAAGAGCATAATTTTCCACTAATCGAATTAGAGCGTTACAAAAATTTGTCTTAATGTTTAATTATGATGAGTATTAGTCAGGCTTGATAATCTTAATTGCAAGGCGATAAGCTATCGATATTACAAGTTGTAAGTATTACAGTAATTTATATTTTGCGAGGACAAAGATAATGAAAATTACTGCTCAATCAATTTACGAACAAGGTGTATTGAGATTAACAGAACCTATCTTCCTAGAAGAAGGTACTCAGGTTGAAGTCATTGTAATTACTCAAAAATCTAATTCTGTAGAGAAAACACCAGCAGAAATAGGTGCTATACCTTTAGAAGGTATTAGTAATGATGGATTTTCTGGTCGAGAGCATGACAATATTCTTTATTCTTAGTAAAGAATATCATGATTTTTGTAGATACAGGTGCATGGTTTGCTAGTATAGTTTCTTTCGGCTAACATTTCAGAAAATGTAAAATAAATGTATGAATAATTGAGGAAATATAGCTGATGACATTATCTGTTGAGTCAACGTCAGTAACCACCTTAGAAGAATTTTTAAAACTACCAGAAACAAAACCAGCAAGTGAATATATTGATGGAAACATCTACCAAAAACCAATGCCACAGGGAAAACATAGTGCTTTACAAATTGAATTAGCTTCTGCAATTAACCAAATAGGTAAAGCTAAAAAATTAGCTTATGCTTTTACAGAATTACGCTGTACTTTTGCAGACAAATCAATTGTTCCAGATATCGCTGTGTTTGAATGGGCAAATATTCCCTTGGATGAAAATGGTCAGATTGCCAATAAATTTGAAATTCCTCCCGACTGGATAATTGAAATTATTTCACCAGAACAATCTGCTAGTAAGGTGATTCGTAAAATTACATTTTGCCTCAGAAATGGTACAAAATTAGGCTATTTTATCGATGCGGAGGATGAATCAATTACAGTTTTTCAGCCCAATCAATTACCTGAAGTTAAGGAAAAACAAGATATTTTACCGATTTTGAGTGTTTTAGGAGATTGGCAATTGCAGGTTGAAGATGTATTTAACTGGTTGCATTTTGCGAAATAAATTTAAGACCATTGAATTGGAAAATGAGCATAGTTCGATAAAAAGATTTTTTAGCTTTAATTTCAAGTCGTTAAATTATCTGTTCATGTGACACCATGAGGAGACGATCGCCCCAGTATTTCCCAGAGCGATCGCCGTTACTTTTTATTCCTACTCAACACAGCTGCGATAACAAGCAAACTCCATAGAGAAAGTTGCCATTCCTGATGTCAGAGAACGCAAGTCGGTGGAGTAACCAAACATCTTCGAGAGGGAAACCTCTGCATGAATCACTGAGTATCCTGTCATGGTTTGAGAACCTAAGAGTAAACCCCGACGGGCAGAGATATCACCTTGAACCTTACCCACAGTTTCGTTCGGTGTTTCTACGGTAACTGCCATAATCGGTTCGAGAATCTGCGGTTTCGCTGTTGCCAATGCTTCAGTTAACGCTTGGTGACTAGCTGAACGGAATGCTAAGTCGGAAGAGTCTACAGAATGGTAGGAACCACCCGTTAAGACAACTTTCACACCCATCACCGGATAACCTTCCAGGGTTCCTGATGCCATCGCTTCCAGAAAACCTTTCTCACAAGCAGAAATGTATTCCTTGGGAATCGCACCCCCCACCACACGATTCTCAAATACAAACTGTTCTGTCGTCGGTTCTATCCATCCGCTAACATGGGCATATTGACCAGAACCACCAGATTGTTTTTTCAGCTTATAGTCAAAATCGCTACGCTGGGTAATGGTTTCTCGATAGGCAACTGCGGGTTTACCCACAAACACCTCCGTGTTATATTCCCGACGAATGCGTTCGATGTAAATTTCCAAATGCAGTTCACCCATACCTGATATCAAAGTATTATTCGATTCAGGGTCAGTACTGACACGGAAGGTGGGGTCTTCCCGTTGGAAGCGCTGTAAAGCTTTGGCTAGCTTGTCTGCATCTTCTTGTTTTTTGGCGGTAATTGCCAGGGTAATGACTGGCTCTGGAACATACATTCCTTCCAGGGAAACTGGGGTTTCTGTGGTGTAAAAAGTATCACCAGAAGCACAATCTATCCCTAACAAAGCAATGATATCTCCAGCATAGGCAGCTGGGACTTCCTCCCGCTTATTGGCGTGCATCCGGACAATCCGACCAATTTGCACCCGTTTTCCGGTGCGGGAATTGTAAACCGTGTCTCCCTGTTTCAGGGTTCCGGAATACAAGCGAGTGTAGGTTAATTGTCCAAAGGATTCGACTGTAAGTTTGAAGGCTAAAGCAACCAGGTCAGCATTTTGGTCACAATAGACACTAGTACCTTCGGCAGTACGGACAATTTCCCGATCGCTGGGCGCAGGGAGATAGAGAGCGATCGCCTCTAGTAAATTCTGCACTCCTTTATTTTTAAAGGCTGAACCCAGGAGTACGGGAGTTATTTCTAAGCTTAGGGTTGCTTGACGAATTGTCTGGTAAATTAACTCTGGGCTGACTTCTAACCCTGCCAAAAGCTGCTCTGTCATCTGTGTGGAATACAGAGAAAGGGTATCAAGCATCTTTTCCCTGGCTGTGGTTGCTTCCCCTTGTAATGCTGTGGGAATTGCCTGCTGATGCCAGTCTTCACCATGTTCTCCCAGGTAGTAATGTGCCTGCATTTCTACTAGGTCAATTACCCCCTGAAAGTTATCTTCACTACCAATGGGTAACTGAAGTAACAGAGGATGGATATGTAGGCGATCGCCCATTGCTTGTACCACTCGCCCAGGATTTGCCCCCCGCCGATCCATCTTGTTGATGAAGGCAATGCGAGGTACACGGTAACGCTTCATCTGCCGATCTACCGTAATTGACTGGGATTGCACCCCTGCCACCGCACACAACACCATCACAGCACCATCTAGCACCCGCAAAGAGCGCTCTACTTCTATGGTGAAATCTACGTGACCGGGTGTATCAATTAAATTAATTTGTGTTTCCTTCCACTGGCAGGTGGTGGCAGCTGAGGTAATGGTAATTCCATGTAGCTTTTCTTCTGGCATGAAGTCCATTGTGGCTCCCTTGCCGCCTCCCCGTACTTCTTCTATGGCGTGAATTCTACCAGTGTAGAAGAGAATCCGCTCCGATAAAGTGGTTTTACCTGAATCGATGTGTGCAGATATACCAATGTTGCGGATGCGCGTTCGGGGAATCATAAAATTTCCTAGGGTTGAATGTAGTGTATTTTTATCCCATATTCGGGATAACTCTATTGTACTACATTCGTGTTACAAATGCCATCCTAATCGCCAATTAACTCCACTGCATCCCTACCGTCGGTATCTTGAAAGTAAACTTTCACAATTTCCTCTTTGGCTGTGGGTAATTTTTTGCCGACAAAATCCGGGTGAATGGGTACTTCTCGATGACCTCTATCTACTAATACAGCTAATCGAATCACCTCCGGTCTGCCATATTCATTTACCGCATTCAAAGCTGCACGAATTGTCCGTCCTTTAAATATCACATCATCTACCAAGACAACTGTCTTACCTGTCAAGTCAAAGGGGATATCCGTTCTTGCTGGCGTACGCAGGCTGATTTTGTCCAGGTCGTCACGGTAAAATGTAATATCTAGCGCTCCCACATCGGGAGATACCCCTTCTAACACCTCAATTTGTCTAGCTAATAACTCAGCTAGGGGAACTCCACGAGTATATATACCTAGTAATGCCAATTGGGACAAATCACGGGTTCTTTCGATAATTTGTGAAGCTAAACGGGTGACAGTACGACGGAGTTCTTCCGGTGAGAGAATCTCAACCACTTTGGTAGACAGATTCATAGACTGATATCCTTGTCAGTGGGTAGTAGGTTATGGGTAATAGGTCAACCCCTGAAGGGGAATTCAAAATTCAAAATTACAATCCCCATCAATAAATTTAGGGGTTTGTATTCTTTTCTTTTTCAGTTATGGGTAATAGGTTTTTGTGTTAACTGTTAACTGTCACCTGTTCCCTGTTAACTTCATTATTCCCAATTCCCATTTTTATCTTCACCTGTTTATGCCCATTAGGAGTAGACCCGTTACCCCCAACCATGAGAAAAAACAGTAACGAGTCAGTCGTGTAGCTCGCAAAACGACATCTGCTGTGATGGGTTGGATGGCATCTCCCAGGAGAGGTTTGTACTTAATTACACCACGATAGATATTTTTACCGCCCACCTGTACACCTAGGATAGCGGCATAGATGCATTCGCTCCAACCTGAGTTAGGGCTAGGGTCCTGGGGTGCGTCCCGTTGGCAGATGCGCCAGACTTCCAGGGGTTTTCTGGAGATTAAGCCAAGGGTAAATACTGATAAACGGCAGGGAATATAGGTTAAAAAATCTTCTAGTTTGGCACTGAACCAACCGAGATAGGTGTAGGGTGGTTCTTTGTAACCCACCATGGAATCGAGGGTACTAATTGCTTTGTAGGCGATCGCCAGGGGTGCAGCCAAGGGCAAAGAATCACTGAGAATTATTCCCATAATGGCATAAAATAGGGGAGCCATGACCCCATCAATGGCATTTTCGGTGACAGTTTCTAGGACAGCACGAAGTATCTCTGCATCGTCCATGCTATCAGTATCTCGCCCGACAAAGTTACTTAATGCCGAACGGGCGGCGGTAATATCTCCTAATATTAAAGGTTGTAAAACTGTTTCTGCCGCTTGACGTAAACTTCTACCAGCAAAACAACTTGCCAAGATAATACTTTCAGTGGCGATCGCAAAAATAGGATGTACCCACTTAGCTATTTGCACAATTATTCCCGTGGCGATCGCGCTGCCGAAAATTACCAAAATCGCTAATCCAATTCCGGCTAATCTTTGTGTCAAAGAGCTATGACAATATTGCCAAACAAGTTTACAGATAGAAGTAATTACCCATCCCATGACTTGTACAGGATGAATCCACCCCCAAGGATCACCAATGATGTAATCTAAAATGGCAGCAATTAATAAAACAGTCATTTTCTGCTAAACAATAAAACTGGCTTCTGCTCCTAGGGATGCTTGCCAACTGCGAGCATCATAATAAAGGTCTGCTAGGGTAATACTATATAAAGCTTCTTTCATTTTTTGATGCAGTCGTTGCCAAAGACTAAATGTCACCCAATCTTCCGCTTGTGTTGGTGAGGTTTGGTGATGGGGTAAAGGATCTATAGTTTCCCCCACAGATTCGAGAATTTCTCCTAGGGAAATCTGGGCAGGTTTTTTTGCTAGTTGATATCCCCCAATGCTACCGCGAACTGATTTTACTAAACCAGCACGACGCATTTCTATTAATAGCTTTTCTAAATAGGGTGCAGGAATATCTTGACGAGTGGCGATCGCTCTAGTAGAAACTGGACCATATCCTGGTTGCAAACTTAAATCTAGCAACGCTTTCACACTATAGTGTCCTCTAGTCGTGAGTTTCATAATCCTGCCCAATAGTACTTTGGCGATTATTTACTTGGGGATAGCAGCAACTAGTCGTTAATGACTAATCAGTAATGACTAATTTCCGAATATTTTTGTGTAAGAATCGACAAACTGATCAAGAAATAGACAAAATTTTTAGCTATCCTTTAAAAAACTTCAGCAATTACAGTGTAAACTAACCTGCCCCACATTTACACCTGGAAGATTAGCCCCTAGGTCAGAAAGTTTCACTGGTGCAAGAAAATAGCCGAAGGGAAAGCTATGGGGATATAAATGCTAATCAGCAATTAGGTAAGTCCAATTAATAAATTACCCAATTTCACTTCTTCAAAACTAATTTTCCCCTGTTCTCTATGAGCAGGAAGGGAAGTCTGACCCTACAATCAGCAAGCTACTGGTATTGTCTTTACAGAAAATACTGCTCCCTTGCCATCATATATATAGTTGTCACCAAACCCATCAGCATTTCCTGATGAACCCATCAGTAAGTGACTACGATCAAGTTTACTCCCGTTATCCCTTAGTCAATATGTGAATGAATGTAAAGTTAGAGATATTCAGTCTCTATTCCCAATTTCTGATTATCCATTGGCGAACAGGATGAAGCAGACTGATTTGTGTCCATTTACTTATATATTTTGTGGAAAATATTATTTATAGTCCACAAATTTCCATCATTTATGTAATATACTTGGCTAGGCTGGGATAAAAAATAAAGGATTGTGTTCTTACTTCCTTAATGTCAGCTAAAATAAAATCGATTCCACCACTTCAAGCGTTTATTTTCGATATAAGTTGATGGCTAAACAGAAAAAAATTGAACCCCTAGTAGGCGAAGAACTGCTGAAGAAAGTCAAAGAGCTAGAAACCCTCAGCAAAGACGATAAAGCTAAACAGTGCGGCTACTATACCGTTACCAAAAACGGCATTGAGCGCGTCAACATGATGAAGTTCTTAAATGCTCTAATTGATGCAGAGGGCATTCAGTTAGACAGCGCTCCCAGTGCAAATGGACGTGGGGGACGCAGCGCTAGTTATAGAATTAGTGTGCAATCTAACGGGAACTTGCTGATAGGTTCGGCATATACAAAACAGATGAATCTCAAGCCAGGAGATGAATTTGTCATCACCTTAGGCAAGAAACATATTCGTCTGAGACAACTCGACTCAGAAGAGAAAGAAGCTCTAGATGCTCTAGAAGCGATCGCCTAAGTTTTTCTACTATCTTTGGTCATGAGTCCTCTGTCATTTCTTGCTAGTCTCACCTGGCAATTAATGGCTGAATTCTCATGGCTGTTTCCCATTTGACCATTGATGAATTGCTTTGCGAGTCACTGCCAAGTTACAAGCTAAAGCAATTTGTTCTCTCTCAAGTAAGCCTAAAATTTCCTCTGGGTTATCTCTTGCCACAACAGGCAATTGATGCAAACCTCGTAGTGCCATTCTATCTAAAGCTTCTGACAAAGGTTCATCTCGCCAAGCGTAAAGAATGTCAGTGGTACAGATATCAGCAAGGGTTTGACTAGCTAATTTATTGGCAGTCTCCTGAGAGGATTGGGAGTAATTTTGCCAAAAATTGAGTTTCCGATTGATATCTTCCAAGGAAAAGATACCTACTACCTTGCCAACTTCATTTACTACTAATGCGCTGCGAGAAGATGGAATACTTGCCATTTCAATGGCAGCATCGATGATTTTCATTGTCAGGGGTAATTTTTTGGGATGGGGGTGCATCGCATCTTCTACTAATATTTCCTGTAATATTTCTGTCTGCTCATCCTTGAGTTCTGACAGACCGATTTGTTGTAGGTTGAGGTTAGAATTAGCGCTCGGTTGCATTCTTTCGCGCAACCAGACACTTAAGCCCACTGCTGCCATTAGTGGTAAGACAATGCGATAATCCCTAGTTAATTCAAATAATAAAAGAATAGATGTTAAAGGCGCTCTCACACTAGCAGCCAATACCGCAGCCATACCCACCATGGCATAGGCTGGAGGAGATGCCATATACTCGCTGATAGCGGGTGCAATTAGTGCCAGGATTTTAGCGTAAGCACTTCCTAAGGAAGCACCCAGAAACATGGCAGGTGCAAAGATTCCACCAACAAACCCGCTACCTGCGCTAACTACCGTCATCAATAATTTGACTACCAGTAATATCATTAACAGTTCCAGGGAAAATTTCACATCCTGGAGCATGGCTTCAATTGTGCCATAACCGATACCAAGAATTTGCGGTAAATACAGAGCCACAATCCCAACGATTAAACCACCAATCAGAGGGTGTAGGGGTTTAGGGATTCTACCTAACCAAGTAAAACCGCCTATTTGACCAGCAAAAACGGCTTTGGCAAATTGCATAGATTGGGTGTATGCCAGGGATACCAAGCTTGCCCATAGACCCAAACCTAGATATAAAGGTAATTCTAGAGGGCTACGTACTTGGTAAAGAGGTAAGGCAAAGGCGGGTTGGGTTCCTAAACCGATTTGAGCCACTAAGGCAGCAACAACCGCAGCAAGTAGGACTACACTGACTGCTGAAGTAGCAAAGGATGTAGCGCCTAACACCACTTCCAGGGCAAAAAATACTCCGGCGATCGGTGCGTTAAAACCAGCTGCCAAACCCGCAGCAGCACCAGCAGCTAACAGCAACCGTTGCCGTTCCTGGGATACTCGTAAAATCACTGATAGGAGCATTCCCAGATTGGCACCAATTTCCACACTTGGACCCTCTGGACCCAGAGAAGCCCCACTACCTAAGGAAACAGCCGCCGCCAGCATTTTTGTCACAGGTCGTAATTGACGCTGAAATTCGCCTTTTTGGGAAGCGGCAATCAAAGCAGATAAACCGGGACCAAAATCCTGGGTACGCCAACGCATTAATCCAACTATGGCTCCGCCAAAAATAGGCACACAAGCTAAAGTCCAAGCACCCCAGACACCGATAACACCCATGAAATTTTCTAACATCAAGTGATTGATCAGTTCAATGAGATAATGGAATGTGACTATACCCATGCCACTGCCACCGCCAATTAGCACAGCTAAGAGCAGGATGACTGTTTCTGGGGAGAGTTGAAAACGATTCAGTAGATAGGTTAGGTGTGGTGCAGGAGCAGGTAAAACAGCTTTGTCCGTCACCTTCTGTAAAGGAGTGGTTGGCAGGAGGGTCATTTAGGAGTGCAGTAAATATAATAAAAAATTTAATATTTTATGTCTTACTTTTTATTGTGAGTCATTATCTAGCAACCAGACAACTAGAAAGTAATTTGCTATTGACCAAAAAGCTATTAGCTCCATAGGACAAAAGCGATTTTTTGATTTCTGTTTGGCTTTTTCTGAGCTAGTCTGGTTATACTCGTGTTGCAGCTGTCAAATCATCCTGAGTTGGGAAACAACTTTGTGTATGTGTGATATGGCTGAGGTTAAATTGCACAGGAATATGTCGATACTTAATTAATTGTTGATGTGATTGTGTCACATCTGTGACTAATTGCATTTTTTGCTGGTTAAATGGACTGAGCGGACGAGGTAGATGAACACACACGCATTTGAACATCATTATTTGGCTTGCCCCATTTGTCGCAGAAATCCAACTCCCCAACCGGTGACTACTGGTATTGGATTTTTCACCTGTCCGTATTGTTCCGAGAAACTAGTAATTTGTCCCAGTGGTCATTATGTGCGAGACCCCTTTGTCCGTAAACAGATGATGCTGGCAGAGTCATTACGCCGTCAGAGCCGCCCCCTAGCGCGAATTATTCGGGATTTTGGAGTTTTGAAACGCCCGATGTTGGCTGTAATTTTGGGAAGTGCGGTGCTCTTAGGGATGATTGTTTCTAGTCAACAGAATGTGACTAATGATACATCTATTCCGAAGATAGAAAAAAAGAAATAGGTTACAGGGGATAGGGGGTGACAGTATCACTATCCTCTCTGTACCGATATCCATGTTGGGTTTTGCCTTGCTTAACCCAACCTATATCTAATACCAATTCGTAATTCGTAATGCTCCCTGCGGGAGAGCTAACGCTAAAGTTCCTTAGCGATATACTTCCTCAGTCACCTGGGATAAACGTTGCATTGCTACGGCAATTTCCTCATCGCTGCCAGTTAAACTAATTCGTAAACATTGGTGTTTGTGTTGCCATTCCTCCTGCAAACCGGGGAAGAAACTACTACCAGGAACGACAATCACACCTACCTGTTTTAATTTCTGATAAAATTCCCAATCAGTCATGGGTAAATCTTGCAACCATAACCAAGCAAATATTGCTCCTTCCCCACGGTGGAGAAAC
The Calothrix sp. 336/3 DNA segment above includes these coding regions:
- a CDS encoding sucrose-phosphate phosphatase gives rise to the protein MSQFMFVSDLDHTLVGDDSALLDLNSRLQQHRQEYGTKIVYATGRSPLLYRELQQEKNLLQPDALVLSVGTEIYLDDSNIPDSQWSEILSPGWNRELVVNTATKFLELKPQPTSEQRPFKVSFFLEAEQSEKILPELETELQKCGLNIKLIYSSGIDLDIVPRSSDKGQAVQFLRQKWKFVAEKTIVCGDSGNDIALFAAGVERGIIVGNARPELLQWHNENPADYRYLAQNYCAGGILEGLQHFGFLE
- the ruvA gene encoding Holliday junction branch migration protein RuvA, which translates into the protein MISYLKGIIAGIQSNSGNRHILTLEVNGIGYDLQIPGRLARQLPDSGGEVQLFTHYQVRDEIPLLYGFSSPAERDLFRFLQSVSGIGAALAIALLDTLELPELVQAIVTANVQILIQAPGIGKKTAERLCLELKAKLIEWRKSAGFFVATEGPAPGILEEVQMTLLALGYTPHEVSHALHYVSEEIGLPKDAFVEEWIRQSISHLSSESVSS
- the pyrR gene encoding bifunctional pyr operon transcriptional regulator/uracil phosphoribosyltransferase PyrR, which gives rise to MNLSTKVVEILSPEELRRTVTRLASQIIERTRDLSQLALLGIYTRGVPLAELLARQIEVLEGVSPDVGALDITFYRDDLDKISLRTPARTDIPFDLTGKTVVLVDDVIFKGRTIRAALNAVNEYGRPEVIRLAVLVDRGHREVPIHPDFVGKKLPTAKEEIVKVYFQDTDGRDAVELIGD
- a CDS encoding Uma2 family endonuclease — encoded protein: MTLSVESTSVTTLEEFLKLPETKPASEYIDGNIYQKPMPQGKHSALQIELASAINQIGKAKKLAYAFTELRCTFADKSIVPDIAVFEWANIPLDENGQIANKFEIPPDWIIEIISPEQSASKVIRKITFCLRNGTKLGYFIDAEDESITVFQPNQLPEVKEKQDILPILSVLGDWQLQVEDVFNWLHFAK
- the fusA gene encoding elongation factor G, coding for MIPRTRIRNIGISAHIDSGKTTLSERILFYTGRIHAIEEVRGGGKGATMDFMPEEKLHGITITSAATTCQWKETQINLIDTPGHVDFTIEVERSLRVLDGAVMVLCAVAGVQSQSITVDRQMKRYRVPRIAFINKMDRRGANPGRVVQAMGDRLHIHPLLLQLPIGSEDNFQGVIDLVEMQAHYYLGEHGEDWHQQAIPTALQGEATTAREKMLDTLSLYSTQMTEQLLAGLEVSPELIYQTIRQATLSLEITPVLLGSAFKNKGVQNLLEAIALYLPAPSDREIVRTAEGTSVYCDQNADLVALAFKLTVESFGQLTYTRLYSGTLKQGDTVYNSRTGKRVQIGRIVRMHANKREEVPAAYAGDIIALLGIDCASGDTFYTTETPVSLEGMYVPEPVITLAITAKKQEDADKLAKALQRFQREDPTFRVSTDPESNNTLISGMGELHLEIYIERIRREYNTEVFVGKPAVAYRETITQRSDFDYKLKKQSGGSGQYAHVSGWIEPTTEQFVFENRVVGGAIPKEYISACEKGFLEAMASGTLEGYPVMGVKVVLTGGSYHSVDSSDLAFRSASHQALTEALATAKPQILEPIMAVTVETPNETVGKVQGDISARRGLLLGSQTMTGYSVIHAEVSLSKMFGYSTDLRSLTSGMATFSMEFACYRSCVE
- the cbiB gene encoding adenosylcobinamide-phosphate synthase CbiB produces the protein MTVLLIAAILDYIIGDPWGWIHPVQVMGWVITSICKLVWQYCHSSLTQRLAGIGLAILVIFGSAIATGIIVQIAKWVHPIFAIATESIILASCFAGRSLRQAAETVLQPLILGDITAARSALSNFVGRDTDSMDDAEILRAVLETVTENAIDGVMAPLFYAIMGIILSDSLPLAAPLAIAYKAISTLDSMVGYKEPPYTYLGWFSAKLEDFLTYIPCRLSVFTLGLISRKPLEVWRICQRDAPQDPSPNSGWSECIYAAILGVQVGGKNIYRGVIKYKPLLGDAIQPITADVVLRATRLTRYCFFSWLGVTGLLLMGINR
- the bioF gene encoding 8-amino-7-oxononanoate synthase gives rise to the protein MNSYSWIANSLETIHRADWYRSTRTIQGIPGATVLLEGREVINFASNDYLGLAGDQRLIQAAVQATQAFGTGSTGSRLLSGHRELHRELERAIASLKQTEDALVFSSGYLANLGTITALVGKRDLILSDQYNHSSLKNGAILSGANVLEYTHNHIANLSHQLQQYRHQYRRCLILTDSVFSMDGDVCPLPELLALATQYNCMLLVDEAHATGVLGENGAGCVEQFGCTGSELVQIGTLSKAIASLGGYVAGSTNLIEYLRNRAPTWIYTTGLSPADTAAALTAIQIIQQEPQRRQRLWENIAYLRKVMQEKLPTLELLPSASPILCWQLPSPREALRVGNHLQFQGIFAPAIRPPTVPTSRIRVSLMATHETVHLDRLVSVLTEI
- a CDS encoding antitoxin family protein, whose protein sequence is MKITAQSIYEQGVLRLTEPIFLEEGTQVEVIVITQKSNSVEKTPAEIGAIPLEGISNDGFSGREHDNILYS